In Juglans microcarpa x Juglans regia isolate MS1-56 chromosome 8D, Jm3101_v1.0, whole genome shotgun sequence, the following are encoded in one genomic region:
- the LOC121242561 gene encoding 3-ketoacyl-CoA synthase 10, whose protein sequence is MASERDLLSTEIVNRGIESSGPNAGSPTFSVRVRRRLPDFLQSVNLKYVKLGYHYLINHAIYLATIPVLVLVFSAEVGSLSREELWRKLWEDARYDLATVLGFFGVFVFTLSVYFMSRPRSIYLVDFACYQPQEDLKVSKEQFIELARKSGKFDDASLEFQNRILQSSGIGDETYIPKSVIMSTENCATMKEGRAEASAVMFGALDELFEKTRVRPKDIGVLVVNCSIFNPTPSLSAMIINHYKMRGNILSYNLGGMGCSAGIIAVDLARDMLQSSPNNCAVVVSTEMAGYNWYQGRDRSMLIPNCFFRMGCSAVLLSNRRRDYHRAKYRLEHIVRTHKGADDRSFRSIYQEEDEQRFKGLRVSKDLMEIGGDALKTNITTLGPLVLPFSEQLLFFATLVWRHLFGGNAGPGLQPSSSPSKKPYIPDYKLAFEHFCVHAASKNVLNELQRNLELSEKNMEASMMTLHRFGNTSSSSIWYELAYLEAKERVRRGDRVWQLAFGSGFKCNSVVWRSMRRVKKPNRNPWLDCIDRYPVPFSL, encoded by the exons ATGGCCAGTGAGCGAGATCTCCTATCCACAGAGATTGTCAACCGTGGGATTGAGTCTTCCGGTCCGAATGCCGGATCCCCAACCTTTTCTGTCAGGGTCCGGCGACGCCTGCCGGATTTCCTTCAGTCCGTTAATCTCAAGTATGTGAAATTGGGCTACCACTATCTCATAAACCATGCCATATATTTGGCCACCATACCGGTGCTGGTGCTTGTGTTTAGTGCAGAGGTTGGGAGTCTCAGTAGAGAAGAGCTGTGGAGGAAGCTCTGGGAAGATGCACGATACGATCTTGCAACTGTGCTTGGTTTCTTTGGTGTGTTTGTATTCACACTTTCGGTTTACTTCATGTCCCGTCCACGCTCCATCTACCTTGTCGATTTTGCTTGTTATCAGCCTCAAGAGGATCTCAAG GTGTCAAAGGAGCAGTTCATTGAGCTCGCACGAAAATCAGGCAAGTTTGATGACGCAAGCCTGGAATTCCAGAATAGAATTTTACAGTCATCAGGCATAGGCGACGAAACCTACATCCCAAAGTCAGTTATCATGTCGACGGAAAACTGCGCAACCATGAAAGAAGGTCGAGCAGAGGCGTCGGCCGTGATGTTTGGGGCCCTTGACGAGCTGTTTGAGAAAACCAGGGTGCGTCCAAAGGATATAGGAGTCCTGGTAGTGAACTGCAGCATCTTTAACCCAACCCCATCGCTGTCGGCCATGATAATAAACCACTACAAGATGAGGGGAAATATATTGAGCTACAACCTTGGTGGGATGGGGTGCAGTGCCGGGATCATAGCGGTGGACTTAGCGAGAGATATGCTTCAGTCTAGCCCAAACAACTGTGCTGTGGTTGTGAGCACTGAGATGGCGGGCTATAACTGGTACCAGGGCCGTGACAGGTCTATGCTCATACCCAATTGTTTCTTCCGCATGGGTTGCTCCGCCGTCCTCCTCTCCAACCGTCGCCGTGACTACCACCGTGCCAAGTACCGCCTTGAGCACATAGTTCGCACCCATAAAGGAGCCGATGACCGCAGCTTCAG GAGCATTTACCAGGAGGAAGATGAACAACGATTTAAAGGGCTAAGGGTGAGCAAAGACCTAATGGAAATAGGCGGTGATGCTCTCAAAACAAACATCACCACGCTTGGTCCTTTGGTACTACCCTTCTCCGAGCAGCTCCTCTTCTTTGCGACTTTGGTTTGGAGGCATTTATTCGGTGGTAACGCTGGGCCGGGTTTGCAGCCTTCATCATCCCCATCCAAGAAGCCGTATATTCCTGACTATAAGCTGGCATTCGAGCACTTCTGCGTGCATGCGGCAAGTAAGAATGTGCTCAATGAACTACAGAGAAACCTGGAGCTCAGTGAGAAGAACATGGAAGCTTCTATGATGACATTGCACCGCTTTGGCAACACCTCCAGCAGCAGCATATGGTACGAGTTGGCATATTTAGAAGCTAAGGAGAGGGTGAGGAGAGGTGACCGTGTTTGGCAACTCGCATTCGGATCTGGTTTCAAGTGCAACAGCGTAGTCTGGCGGTCCATGCGCCGTGTTAAGAAGCCGAATAGGAATCCCTGGCTCGATTGCATTGACAGGTACCCTGTGCCCTTCTCTCTGTAG